In Bacillota bacterium, a genomic segment contains:
- the cadA gene encoding cadmium-translocating P-type ATPase yields MGCTSTECPLRSDESGATATKIGAAGAGAGAASEEKGSGNRNRVLTVIIAAALFIFGLIFRRRLHETPYASMEYLVFLVAYFLVGGRVVWIALKNLARGEFFDENFLMTIATAGAILIHQLPEAVGVMLFFAVGEFFQDMAINRSRRSISALMDIRPDYANLKVEGEIQRVSPGDVAVGQVIVVKPGERIPLDGVVIQGASFVDTSALTGESVPKKVEAGERVLSGMMNGSGLLEVRIERSFAESSVSRILDLVERASARKAPTEQFITRFSRLYTPVVTAGALALAVVPPLVVPGATFGEWVYRALVLLVISCPCALVVSIPLGYFGGIGGASRQGILVKGANFLEALTHLHTVVFDKTGTLTKGVFRVSEVATRNGFSKEELLRFAALAESHSNHPIAKSIREAYLEEGSGEASGGQRQQQEVGYQEIAGHGIKAHVDGRVIVVGNDRLMHRENIPHDSCDVEGTVVYVAIDGVFAGYIVISDEIKPDAARAIQGLRRLGARRIIMLTGDDEGVARMVASKLRMDGYFAELLPEDKVGKLEELESSLARRDGQKLAFVGDGINDAPVITRADVGIAMGGLGSDAAIEAADVVIMEDMPSRLVTAVEIARRTRGIIVQNIALALATKGAFIALGAVGAATMWEAVFADVGVALLAILNATRALRCNRMMQ; encoded by the coding sequence ATGGGTTGCACTTCAACAGAATGCCCGCTACGAAGTGACGAGTCCGGGGCCACCGCCACCAAGATCGGGGCTGCCGGGGCTGGAGCCGGTGCCGCTTCCGAAGAGAAGGGCTCAGGCAACCGGAACCGGGTCCTCACCGTCATTATCGCGGCCGCGCTCTTTATATTTGGCCTCATATTCAGGCGCCGCCTACATGAGACGCCATACGCCTCCATGGAGTACCTCGTGTTTCTCGTCGCTTACTTCCTCGTCGGCGGCAGGGTTGTATGGATCGCCTTAAAAAATCTGGCGCGCGGCGAGTTTTTCGACGAGAACTTCCTGATGACCATTGCGACTGCCGGAGCCATCCTCATCCACCAGCTCCCCGAGGCCGTCGGGGTAATGCTCTTCTTCGCTGTGGGGGAATTCTTTCAAGACATGGCCATAAACCGCTCGCGCCGGTCCATTTCGGCCTTGATGGACATCCGGCCGGACTATGCCAACCTTAAAGTCGAGGGGGAAATCCAGAGGGTATCCCCAGGGGATGTCGCAGTAGGTCAGGTCATAGTGGTGAAGCCCGGTGAGCGCATCCCACTGGACGGCGTTGTCATCCAGGGAGCGTCTTTCGTCGATACCTCCGCCCTGACGGGCGAGTCAGTCCCCAAAAAGGTGGAGGCCGGCGAGAGGGTATTGAGTGGAATGATGAACGGAAGCGGCCTCCTCGAGGTCCGGATCGAAAGGAGTTTCGCTGAATCATCTGTTTCGAGAATCCTCGACCTTGTGGAGCGCGCCAGCGCCAGGAAGGCCCCCACGGAGCAGTTCATCACCAGGTTTTCGCGGCTTTACACCCCTGTAGTTACCGCGGGCGCTCTCGCCCTGGCGGTCGTGCCGCCGCTGGTGGTGCCCGGTGCCACCTTTGGGGAATGGGTATACCGGGCGCTCGTCCTCCTCGTGATCTCATGCCCGTGCGCCCTTGTAGTTTCCATCCCTTTGGGTTATTTCGGCGGCATCGGTGGGGCATCGCGCCAGGGCATACTGGTCAAGGGCGCCAACTTCCTCGAGGCGCTGACCCACCTCCACACTGTAGTGTTCGACAAAACGGGCACCCTTACTAAGGGGGTGTTCCGGGTTTCGGAGGTGGCTACCAGGAACGGTTTCTCAAAGGAGGAGCTCTTGCGCTTTGCGGCCCTTGCGGAATCGCACTCCAACCACCCCATAGCAAAGTCGATCCGGGAGGCTTACCTTGAGGAAGGCAGCGGGGAAGCTAGCGGCGGGCAGAGGCAACAGCAGGAGGTTGGTTACCAGGAGATCGCGGGCCATGGAATAAAGGCGCACGTGGATGGAAGGGTAATTGTCGTGGGCAATGACCGCCTGATGCACCGGGAGAATATACCCCACGACTCCTGCGACGTGGAGGGCACGGTAGTGTATGTGGCCATAGACGGGGTATTCGCGGGTTACATCGTCATCTCCGACGAGATAAAGCCTGATGCCGCCCGGGCCATTCAGGGCCTGAGGCGCCTCGGCGCCAGGAGGATCATCATGCTGACGGGCGATGACGAGGGGGTGGCCAGGATGGTGGCCTCAAAGCTCCGCATGGATGGGTATTTTGCGGAGCTCCTGCCCGAGGACAAGGTAGGAAAGCTGGAGGAGCTCGAGTCGTCGCTCGCCAGGAGAGACGGCCAGAAGCTGGCTTTTGTAGGGGATGGGATCAACGATGCACCCGTGATCACCAGGGCGGATGTGGGGATAGCCATGGGCGGGCTCGGGTCCGACGCGGCGATCGAGGCCGCCGACGTGGTCATAATGGAGGATATGCCCTCCAGGCTGGTCACTGCAGTCGAGATCGCGCGCCGCACCAGGGGAATCATAGTCCAAAACATAGCCCTCGCCCTCGCCACAAAGGGCGCCTTCATAGCCCTGGGCGCGGTAGGGGCGGCAACTATGTGGGAAGCTGTTTTCGCCGACGTGGGCGTCGCGCTCCTGGCCATCCTCAATGCTACAAGGGCCCTGAGATGCAATAGGATGATGCAATAG
- a CDS encoding aldolase: protein MLRINRVKDRIRTGETVYGPFLKCSAPQLVEVMGNAGFDFVLIDMEHGPHTTETVEGLIRAANVANFDAIIRVPENRENAILKALDGGAHGILVPHVSTAGEARQVVIAAKFAPEGERGMDIYARSSGFGEVPKGDYLRQANETTLVAIQIEGAEGVKNLGDILKVPGIDVIFVGPYDLSQSIGIPGQIDHPDLVAKVKEIVDLAREAGKAVGIYVDTPEAARRWRALGVQFIAISVDVAIFDQACRRMVADLKEGSAFAIKH from the coding sequence GTGCTTCGAATAAACAGGGTAAAAGACCGGATCAGGACGGGGGAAACAGTCTATGGGCCATTCTTGAAATGCTCGGCCCCTCAACTCGTCGAGGTCATGGGCAACGCGGGGTTCGATTTCGTCCTCATCGATATGGAACATGGCCCGCACACCACGGAAACCGTGGAGGGGCTCATCCGGGCCGCAAACGTGGCCAATTTCGACGCTATAATCCGGGTGCCCGAGAATCGAGAGAATGCTATCCTGAAGGCTCTTGATGGCGGCGCGCACGGCATACTCGTGCCGCATGTGAGCACTGCCGGGGAAGCCAGGCAGGTGGTGATCGCTGCCAAGTTTGCTCCCGAGGGAGAACGCGGGATGGATATATACGCTCGCTCCTCGGGCTTCGGAGAGGTTCCAAAGGGCGATTACCTCAGGCAGGCAAATGAAACGACCCTCGTTGCCATTCAAATAGAGGGGGCCGAAGGTGTAAAGAACCTCGGTGATATTCTAAAGGTTCCCGGTATAGACGTGATATTCGTCGGCCCATACGATCTCTCGCAGTCAATTGGCATACCGGGCCAGATCGACCATCCGGACCTGGTGGCGAAGGTAAAGGAAATCGTCGACCTGGCCAGGGAGGCCGGGAAGGCTGTGGGTATATACGTTGATACCCCGGAGGCGGCGCGCAGGTGGCGAGCCCTGGGCGTCCAGTTCATAGCCATATCCGTGGACGTGGCCATCTTCGACCAGGCGTGCAGGCGGATGGTGGCGGATTTGAAAGAAGGCTCTGCATTTGCAATTAAGCATTGA
- a CDS encoding dihydrodipicolinate synthase family protein — translation MRSRVEGIEGIIVAMVTPFDDEGSVDAACIGNLVDFLIEKGVNGLYPCGTTGEALLLSTEERKYVAESVVEAARGRVPVIIHTGHICAETAIELTRHARDIGAAGAGIVAPYFYNVGDEGIYRYYAQIAQAVPDFPLLLYNIPQCTVNRIRAGVVKRLMSDYPNIVGVKNSTGDLAEFRSFVELAPAPDFSVYLGCDGLLLASLCVGGRGAVSGNACVFPEPYVELYSAWKAGDLGRAREIQRGIDAVKDALRDGGDISFLKNGLRLRGVDVGEVRAPLVRASGEEVAALKRALERLESEQLGAAGGGPGYIGKDEHIDKNKKAQKVSIAAGE, via the coding sequence ATGAGATCAAGGGTCGAAGGTATAGAAGGCATAATCGTGGCCATGGTCACGCCATTTGACGATGAAGGGTCGGTTGATGCAGCTTGCATCGGGAATCTTGTGGATTTCTTGATCGAAAAGGGCGTAAATGGCCTATACCCCTGTGGCACAACGGGGGAGGCGCTCCTCTTATCTACGGAGGAGCGCAAATATGTGGCAGAGAGCGTGGTCGAGGCAGCACGGGGGCGAGTCCCGGTAATCATCCATACGGGGCACATCTGCGCAGAGACTGCCATCGAGCTCACCCGGCACGCACGCGACATCGGCGCGGCAGGGGCCGGGATCGTGGCTCCCTATTTTTATAATGTCGGGGATGAAGGGATCTACCGGTATTATGCGCAGATTGCGCAGGCTGTGCCTGATTTCCCTCTCCTTCTCTATAATATACCTCAGTGCACGGTGAACAGGATCAGGGCGGGGGTCGTAAAGCGCTTGATGTCTGATTACCCAAATATCGTCGGGGTGAAGAACAGCACCGGCGACCTTGCGGAATTCCGCTCATTCGTGGAGCTGGCCCCGGCCCCGGACTTCTCCGTCTACCTCGGGTGTGACGGCCTGCTGCTGGCCTCGTTGTGCGTGGGCGGGAGAGGGGCTGTTTCGGGGAATGCCTGCGTCTTCCCTGAGCCCTATGTTGAGCTATATAGCGCTTGGAAGGCAGGCGACCTCGGTCGCGCCCGCGAAATCCAGAGGGGTATAGACGCGGTTAAGGATGCGCTGAGGGATGGCGGCGACATAAGTTTTTTGAAGAATGGGCTCAGACTGCGGGGGGTGGATGTTGGCGAGGTCAGGGCGCCCCTGGTGCGGGCCTCGGGGGAGGAAGTGGCCGCGTTGAAGCGTGCTCTTGAGCGGCTGGAGTCTGAGCAGCTGGGGGCGGCTGGAGGGGGTCCCGGGTATATAGGCAAAGACGAGCATATAGATAAGAACAAGAAGGCGCAGAAGGTGTCAATTGCGGCAGGAGAGTAG
- a CDS encoding amino acid ABC transporter permease, translated as MHWGTVMRFSKFLLSGAFPEGPLGGLLLTLMLSLVAGVASFAVGLVFGLCRVSRFKLIRIIATVYVEVVRGIPFIMALFWFYFLFPRLVGLQMTEVQSALIALTFFFGAYATEIVRAGILSVPRGQTEAALATGLNSLQLMIYIVLPQAFRNMIPSFVNLYVSLIKDTSLAYFIGVVELTGAATQVMRRESAATFEIFVFILMIYLLLCSALNALSDRLEHRFAIAVKH; from the coding sequence ATGCATTGGGGAACAGTAATGCGCTTCAGTAAATTCTTGCTCTCAGGCGCCTTCCCGGAGGGCCCCCTCGGCGGCCTTCTCTTGACGTTGATGCTTTCCCTGGTGGCCGGAGTGGCATCTTTTGCGGTCGGCCTGGTGTTTGGGTTGTGCCGGGTGTCGCGGTTCAAGCTTATCCGTATTATAGCGACGGTATACGTCGAGGTAGTGCGCGGTATCCCGTTCATAATGGCGCTGTTTTGGTTCTACTTCCTCTTCCCCAGGCTGGTCGGGCTGCAGATGACGGAGGTGCAGAGCGCGCTGATAGCTTTGACGTTCTTTTTCGGGGCTTATGCGACGGAAATAGTGCGTGCCGGCATATTATCTGTGCCCAGAGGCCAGACCGAGGCTGCGCTCGCTACAGGGCTGAATTCATTACAGTTGATGATTTATATTGTACTCCCCCAGGCCTTTCGCAATATGATACCATCCTTTGTCAACCTTTATGTAAGCTTGATAAAGGATACCTCCCTCGCGTATTTTATTGGGGTTGTCGAGCTTACTGGCGCCGCCACCCAGGTTATGAGGCGGGAAAGCGCGGCTACTTTCGAGATATTCGTTTTCATCCTCATGATATACTTGTTGCTCTGTTCGGCGTTGAATGCGCTAAGCGATAGACTCGAGCACAGGTTTGCAATAGCTGTAAAGCACTAA
- a CDS encoding amino acid ABC transporter permease → MGLDFSILLEKPYFEWLLSGLLTTLKLTGVAIAGSTALAVILIVLRMSGQRVLGSIVKAYVHFFRNTPFPVQILFWYFAFPTVLPGGVRTYLYDRNFEFIAASVALILYTSAYISEHFRSGINAIPKSQMESALSTGLTYMQSMRYIILPQAFRLSLPPLISEYLSIAKNSSVAMTIGVAEITAMSRRVESYTFRAYESFTVATSVYLILSLLTSLVLNYYNSRVLNIETRNDKPRKRRNRYALGNSNALQ, encoded by the coding sequence TTGGGACTGGACTTCAGTATACTGCTTGAAAAACCTTATTTTGAGTGGCTCCTGAGCGGCCTCCTGACCACCTTGAAGCTTACGGGGGTCGCGATCGCAGGTAGCACAGCGCTGGCCGTGATTCTGATAGTCTTGAGGATGTCGGGGCAGCGGGTCCTGGGTAGCATAGTAAAAGCATATGTTCATTTCTTTCGGAACACTCCGTTCCCTGTTCAAATACTGTTCTGGTACTTTGCGTTCCCCACAGTGCTTCCAGGAGGAGTGCGCACCTATCTCTACGATAGGAATTTCGAGTTCATAGCAGCCTCCGTAGCCCTGATCCTCTATACATCTGCCTATATTTCAGAGCACTTCAGGTCGGGGATAAATGCAATACCAAAAAGCCAGATGGAATCCGCCCTATCTACAGGGTTGACATATATGCAGAGCATGAGATACATCATACTGCCTCAAGCCTTCAGGCTGAGCTTGCCGCCCCTTATCAGTGAATACCTCAGCATAGCCAAGAACTCATCTGTTGCCATGACGATCGGGGTGGCTGAGATAACGGCGATGTCCCGGAGGGTGGAGTCTTATACCTTCAGGGCGTATGAGTCCTTCACTGTGGCTACGTCCGTATACTTGATCCTATCCCTCTTGACTTCGCTGGTTTTGAACTACTACAACAGCCGGGTCCTGAATATAGAGACTCGCAACGATAAGCCCAGAAAGAGGAGAAACAGGTATGCATTGGGGAACAGTAATGCGCTTCAGTAA
- a CDS encoding ABC transporter substrate-binding protein has protein sequence MKTSFSGKPWLLFTVAICLTLLVVGFATFASASDSLLDTIKHRGKIIVGVQTSAPPASMVNEKGEIVGFEVDLAKAIAEKLGVKVEFKQLTDATRIPSIQQGATDIVIATMTHTRERDKVVDFSITYFVTGQRIMVPKNSSIKGIADLAGKKVGTTRGSTSEQNIARKQPKAKILAFDDIPTAFLALQQGAVDAISSDESVLLSVKADAKNPNAWKVVGEYFSSEPFGIAMRENDSKLRDFINNALMELWTSGEYRKIYDKWYGPGTKYELPLNFEMEVWP, from the coding sequence CTAACCCTGCTGGTGGTTGGCTTCGCTACTTTTGCCTCGGCGAGCGATTCCCTCCTTGATACAATCAAGCATAGAGGCAAAATCATCGTCGGGGTTCAGACATCGGCTCCCCCGGCATCTATGGTAAATGAGAAGGGCGAGATCGTTGGGTTCGAAGTCGACCTCGCAAAGGCCATAGCCGAAAAATTGGGCGTCAAGGTGGAGTTCAAGCAGCTCACCGATGCAACCAGAATTCCATCGATCCAGCAAGGAGCAACAGATATCGTCATAGCGACGATGACGCATACTCGGGAAAGAGATAAGGTTGTCGATTTCAGCATAACCTACTTTGTAACCGGCCAGCGGATAATGGTGCCCAAGAATAGCTCCATCAAGGGTATTGCGGACTTAGCGGGCAAGAAGGTCGGCACGACGCGGGGCAGCACGAGCGAGCAAAATATTGCAAGAAAGCAGCCGAAGGCGAAGATCCTTGCCTTCGACGATATCCCCACTGCATTCTTGGCGTTGCAGCAGGGCGCCGTCGATGCCATATCCAGTGATGAAAGCGTATTGCTCTCCGTGAAGGCGGATGCGAAGAATCCCAATGCTTGGAAGGTTGTGGGTGAATACTTCAGCTCGGAGCCTTTTGGGATTGCGATGCGCGAGAATGACTCCAAGCTCCGCGATTTTATAAATAATGCCCTGATGGAGCTGTGGACAAGCGGGGAGTACCGGAAAATCTACGATAAATGGTATGGCCCTGGCACCAAGTATGAATTGCCGTTGAACTTCGAGATGGAAGTGTGGCCGTAA